In Acidobacteriota bacterium, the sequence GCCGCCGAGGCGGACGCGCCGGAACTGGCGGTGCTGGATGTCATGATGGAGGAAAAGACGGTTGGTTTCGAGCTGGCGCGCCAGCTCCATGCTCTCTATCCCGCGATGAAACTGGTCATGCTGACGGGCATCAGCAAGGAGATGGACCTGAGATTCAGCTTCGGGCCCGACGAGACCTGGCTGCCGGTGAGCAAGTTCCTGGAAAAGCCGATCAATCCCCGC encodes:
- a CDS encoding response regulator; translation: MAHILLVDDDQDIIEMNRTALSQRGHRITAAFSAAEAKKAAEADAPELAVLDVMMEEKTVGFELARQLHALYPAMKLVMLTGISKEMDLRFSFGPDETWLPVSKFLEKPINPRILADEVDGLLKETA